In Fragaria vesca subsp. vesca linkage group LG1, FraVesHawaii_1.0, whole genome shotgun sequence, the sequence TTTGAATTCTTACTTTCGCAACAGAAATATTTATAGTTGGACTCCGGTGTCACAGAGACCGGCCGGATGCAGGCTTCGGCTTAGACGAGTACGTGATTTCAAATTCCAGTGCCTCAACTTCCACAATTTCTCGCATAATCCTTCTTTTAGATGCCAAATGTGACTCCTTATAAGTGTGCCATTTCCTACATTCAAAGTTTCAAACAAAATCCCACCTGATAAGTTGGGCCTGATCAAGTTGGGCCCGTGCTATCATCTTATAAGGCGGGCTTGTTTAGCCCAAAGTCAGTACCGGAGCTTCACTCCATCACCATCAGTAAACCCAGATCCCTCGCTCACCTCACTCCTTTCTTCTCACTCTGTCCGGATATGACGGCGACTCTGTGTCTCAAAGCCACTCGCTCCTTCCTAAACCCTCGCCCCTTCTCTCGCTCCCTCTCACCTCCCAAACCCCACCGCCACCTCCTCTCTTTCCCCAAAACCCTCGTCACCGTCACCATGTCGTCATCCCCCGTCGTCGTCGAGCACGTCGTCCTCTTCAACGTCAAACCCGACACCGACCCCTCCAAGGTCAACTCCATGGTCAACGGCCTCAACAACCTCACCTCCCTCGATCTCACCCTCCACCTCACCGCCGGTCCTCTCCTCCGCACCCGCTCCTCCCCCTTCGCCTTCACCCACCTCCTCCACAGCCGCTACAGCTCCAAAGACTCCCTCGCCGCCTACTCCGCCCACCCCGGTCACCTCAGCGTCGTCAAGGAGTCAGTTCTCCCGATCTGCGATGACGTCATGGCCGTTGACTGGGTCGCCGACGGGCTGACTGGTCCGGTGGGGTTGGCCCCCGGGTCGGCGATCCGGGTCACGTTTTTGAAGGTGAAGGAGGGCTTGGATGAGGCGGCGAAGGGTGAGATTTTGGAGGTGATTAAAGGGATTAAGGGGAAGTTTGGAGAGGTGGGGCAGATTAGCGTTGGTGAGAACTTCTCCCCGGCAAGGGCTAAAGGGTATTCGATTGCGTCTGTGGCGGTTTTCAAGGGAGTGAGTGAGATGGAGGCTGTGGATTCGAAAGAGGAGCTTGCGAAGCTGGAGAAGGACAAGGTTAGGGAGTATTTGGAGAGTGTTATTGTTCTTGATTACGTTGTTCCTTCGCCGCAATCTGCTAGTCTCTGAAATTTTTCGGATTCGGGTAATTCACATTCTCCTTCCTGAAGTAGGAGTAATGAGTAATGTAATTTAGTGTTGGTGAAATAAGGTGTTACTGAGAATTTGGCTGGAATTTGGTTTCGGGTGTTGGAAATTCTCAACACTCTGGCTAAACTGTATCACATTGATGGTTGATGCATTTCTTCAATTTCAATTGCATTCCTAATTTGGTGAGATGCGTTTGCTGATGTTTGAAACCTTCCTTCCATTATTGTACATTTATAGACATCGATTATGTTGTTAGACTTAGGTGCCTCAGGGTTTGCTCTCTTGGTATGAAAGTTGCATAAGGTCATATGACATAGTTTCAGATACCGTCAGTAAGGATACAGGGTGGTGCAAGAGCATATGCCCCTATAAAGAAGGCTAAACTAATATTTAGACTCTGAAAGTGACACTTTTCATCAATGTACTTTGGTTTCTTGCACTGTGGGCTTCATCCATCAACTATACATGGCTGATGTAGCTTGTGACTTTGTGAGCACCCTGTTTAGGCTTCTTTACAGCTCTGTTCAGTTAAATTTTTGCGCAGTGTGCGTTATATTGGGGTGAGGTTATGGTGCATTGTTTCATACAATAGGGAGGTGCCGAGGTGGTTCGGTTAAACCCAACATGATAATGAAGGCAATCAAAAGGTTAAATCGTTTTTGATTTTGCTGTGTTTTGTCATGAATCATTCTCGAAAATAGACGGACAAGAATGACGGTTTCTGTGTCCTGATTTACGCTGAGAATCACCTTCTTCTATGCCCTAAGGTAAGGGAAGTTAACTCCACTATCATGGTTTTGGAAGAGTGGGGATGAACTATTCTCGTCCGTTCTATCTCCCTGCATACTTTGCTTGCAACCATTCTCGTACTAGCTACAACCATCTACGAGTACATTGGTCGTTTTGCCGCCTCCATTGTCACCATTCATGGCTGAACTGAAAGCCAGTTAGACAAGCACACTTAACTTGGGCCTGGACTTGTCCATGATGAATTCCGATGTCAAGAGACTAAGAAGATGGACAAATAAAGATAAAGATGGTCAGTAAATTTGTATCCTCCCGCCTACCGCCATCTCTATAAGTAAACCCAGGTCACTACTCACTAAACCCACTCGCCAGTACTCCAAGCTCATTTGATTTCTCACTCTCTCACCTCCAAACCCCACCGCACTTTCGCATCAGCATGTCGTCGTCGTCGGCCGCCCAATCCGTCGTCGAGCACATAGTCCTCTTCAAGCTGAAAGACAACACCGACCCCTCCAAGGTCAACGCCTGGGTCGACGGCCTCAACGCCCTGAGCTCACTCGGCCTCACCCTCCACCTAACCGCCGGCGCCCTCCTCCGCATCCGATCCTCCCCCTTCGCCTTCACCCACCTCCTCCACAGCCGCTACAAATCCAAGGACGACCTCGCCGCCTATGCCGTCCATCCCACCCACATCAGCGTCGTCAAGGAAGGCCTCCCGTTTTGCGATGACATCATGGCCGTTGACTGGATTGCGGATGGGCTGACAGGCCCGGTGGGCCTCTCTCCGGCATCCGCGATCCGCGTCACGGTTTTGAAGCTGAAGGAGTTGGGGGAGGCGGCAAAAGGTGAGGTTTTGGAGGCGATTAAAGGGATCAAGGGGAAGTTCGGCGAGGTGGGTCAGGTCACAATCGGAGAGAACTTCTCGCCGGGCAGAGCCAAAGGGTATTCGATTGCGTCGGTGGCGGTTTTTAAGGGAGTGAAGGAGATGGAGGAGGTGGATTCCAAGGAGGAGCTGGCAAAGCCTGAGAAGGACAAGGTAACGGAGTATTTGGATAACGTGATTGTTGTTGATTATGTGGTTCCGTCACCGCAATCTGCAAGTGTCTGAACATGTATTATCGGATTCCGGTCATTCAAATTATGCTTTGAAATAAGGTTATGCAATTATCATGGTACACTCTTGTTTGTATATTACCAATGTACACTCCTGTTTGTATGTATCAGCTATGAAGTATCATATTGTGAAGAATTTGTTTGATTCCCTCCCTCCATTAACACGAGAGTTCGACTGCTCTCTGGGTCAAATAAGTTGATTACTCTGTCTTGACATGTCTATGGATGTTACAAAAAAAGATTGTGATAGAGATGCGTGAGGCCTGATCATAATTTCGAGTTAATCATCCTCTTTGTGTCACCGTAGCCATCTGTCAAACAATGTGTGCGTTATATACCCAACTGAAGCTAGCCATAACAACAATGTGCACATTATTTTTTTTATTTTTTATGCTAAAGCGACTAAATTATAAAGAAGAACTTTTATAGCAACTAGCTTCAAAGATGTCAAAATTCAAAACATGTCTAACAGTAACAGGAAAGTTGACCTCTCAACAACTAGGATTTCCCAAAAATGTGCATATTACTTGCTTAACAGTTAACACACACTAATTCACTTGTACATCATTTTCTCGTTTAATTTGAAGAGTGGAACCTTACCTTGAGAAAGTGTCAACATTTCGGAAGATTATATACCCATTTCAACCAATAGCAACATCCATAGATCCGTCCCCTAAAATTCAGAGGATACAACAAGAGAGAAAAGCAAATTTTGTATATATGGAGAGGTAGAGGTCATCACCACAGCACATTTGTTCAAACTACAACACTTTTGGCATTGCCATCCAGCCATATATGGAATTGAATCACATGGTTTATATGGGATTTTGATGCCGACAAGTCTTCAGTCTTCACCGCCGGTGTGGACGGCTTAGAAGGTTATATCTTTATCAAAGCCAAGAACAAATGTGTTCTTGTTAGGAAGATTATATGTTTCTGATCATAGAATAATACAAGTCCGATAAAAGACGAAGACATGGGGCAAGTGCTGTATGTATTATTCATCGATCATAAACATATATAGAAAAAGAAGAACAATCAAATACGTATTTGTAGAAGTAGTACGTGGTCCTGTAGCAGATATTGTTAGGTGCAGTATGTGGCCTTCGATCAACAGTGGGAGCTGGCCTCTGAAAATAATGCACAATATAGTGTATGTACTACATTTATGTTTGATCTGTAGCTGATGTTGCTAGGTGCTGAAACAGGTGCAGCATGTACTACAATACTCCTATATTATCTATATATAGTTATGCATCTGCTGTCTGCACATCTACTTTAGGGTTTCGTACTTTATGCTGTAGTAGTCGATAAGGACTTCAACATCCACATCTTACATTGTGTTTGATGACTTGATCTAACTTCTTCACTTCTACTCAACTTACTAAGTAACAAGAAAGAAAAAGAAAGAGAGAGGGCGAGAGATAGAGATGAAAATCTCAAAACACTGCTAACAAACAAGAGGTAAAAAAGGGAGCATGGTCTGCTGAGGAAGATGAAGTCCTCATTCACTACATAGAAACACTGAAACACATAGAAGGCAAATGGCCAGCATTGATCAAATACTGCTCGTATTTATGGATCTCAATCACTGTACCTAGTGGCCGGCTACTGGTTTAGACCAATAGTGTGTTGCCTTTTCGTTCAAGGAACACTATATTCCACTTCCATGCAAGCTTTGCCTGCATATAATGACTTACAGTTTTCTGCAGTATGTCTATAATTTTCAGGCTCTACTGGTGATCAAGTGGTTCCATAGATAAACAGGAGGGGCCGAATACGTATAGGTAAATTCACAACCACCACCGGTGGCGGATCTAGGAATTAGTTTTCATCTAGGCTAGTTTATACCCTTATATGCGATTTTTTTTTTTTGACAATGTTGTTTCCATGTCAAAAAGCTATTTCAAGGAGCATAATATATAATGTCCTCAAAAACCTATTTTTCTTAAGATAGGGGGAAGAAAATAAGAAATAGTAATGGAAAATAGGAAATTATTGTAGGAAAGATAAAAGAAAACAAAGAAGAAATGTAGAAAGAGGAGGAAGATCGAACCCAGGCCAAAGCAAAGAAGAAAATGTAGAAAAAATAGGAAGGGGAAAACTGGTATTCGAACCTAGGTCAGGAAGGGAGATGAAAGTTTTGAACCTAGGTCAAGAAGGGAGATGAAAGTTTTAACCGAGCCGGCCATTTGCCAACTGAACTATCTTGGATATTGGTTCACTATACACAGGTAATGGTATATATCCAAATATTTTGTCTAAACTTCAGCCCATATAGCTTTTCAAGTAGATCCGCCCTGACCACCACACGTAGAGTGTGTTGCAGCGGCGCAGCTAATTTGCCAGCATGAAAAATTCAATACATCGCGGACCAATCAATGTGTTTTCCGATCTCTCAGACTCTCTATATAGTATATAGTGACTCAACAATCTCCTCAACTCTCTACGGGTGGCTAGGGATCGATTTCTTGTATCTGTTCTGCAAAAAAGGATAAGGAAATTGTCCAAAAACATTAAGACTCGACATAAAAGCAAACCTAACCTTGCATGGAGAGTCGACAAACATGAGTCATGAGATTGAGACACAAGAGATAGAAGCATACCCACTCTAGGACAGGAGACCTATTATGGAAATTAAAAAGACAGAGACATCGTTTGTTTGCTATTTGCCAAATTGGGCTATCCTTTCCTTTCGTTTTCGTTTCTTGAAGAGTGTACCTAGAAATAAAGAATATGCATATGGAAAATACCACTATGTCGAGCAACAAGTTCAGACCGACCAAGTATAAAAACAAGAGATATGTACGGCTCCAAGCTTTTCAAATGGAGTGAATATATATGATTCGTCCAAATATTGATGATTTAAGGAGGTGTATACCAAAATTATGTTAAGAGTTAACACTTATGAATTTGAGACTTGGAGGACTAGCTATTTCAATGGAAATACATAGACATGCATGTTATACCGTATATTATACGTCTAAAATGGATATGTGTAATCTCATGCATACATACATGTATGTACAGTATGCTGTATAGTTTTACGTATTCGTTTGTCTGGACAATGTGAGATTACTTGCACCAGTGCACCACAGACAATTAGAGGAGCTCTCTCTAGCTAGCAACGAAAATACAGACTTCTTAAAAGAAAATTTTGCACATATTTGTTTATTATGGTCTATATCTGCATTAGTGCATATATATTTTTATATATTTCAAGTGGTCCTAGAAGTAGCGTATGTAGGTAGCCGATCTTCATTGGCATAGTGTCAAATGTGGCCGTGTGGAAGCCAAACCGAAATTCAAAGGCACATTCATAACAATGTATTATATACATGTATTTATACAGACGTATATATGTATGTCTCTCCAGTCCCCAAATCTGCAGTAGTAGTCTCTACTAGTTGAAGCCCTCCAAATATCCAGAGAGATGGGGAGAAAGCCATGCTCTAACGAAAACAGTGTAAACAGGGGAGTCTGGTCTGCTGAGGAAGATGAAGCCCTTAAACGATACATAAGAACTCATGGACCATGTAAATGGAAAGAAGTTTCTCGTCGAGCTGGTGCGTAATACATTTGGTATATGTATACTAATTAAAATCCTTTCATTTAGTAGTACTACACATATATCAAACATAAAATCCTTTCATTTTTCTTTATTTACCTGCTTAGAATGTGTGTGTAGAATTAAACCGTTGCCCGAAGAGTTGCAGACTGCGATGGCGGAATTATCTGAGGCCTGGTATTAAGAGAGGAAACATTTCTGAGGATGAAGAAGACCTCATTCTCAGAATGCACAAGCTTCTCGGAAATAGGTACCGGTATATAATAGTTTGTATATATAGTAAACTACTCTTACTCTCAAGATCTGAAACCTAACAATGAGCAGGTGTGTACTAATATGATATGTTAGCAAATGAAATAGAATGAAGTTTATGTCGATGTTTTGAATCAATAGGTGGTCTCTCATAGCCGGAAGATTACCAGGACGAACAGACAATGAAATAAAGAACCACTGGATTTGTAATTTGAGTAAGAGATTCTTGGAGAAAGCTCCGCCAGACAACCAAATTATCAAGGCTCATGACAATTTTCATCGTCCTCGCGGTGAATCCAGTAACTGTAATTTCAAAGAAGTTGAGGATGTTTCTGGCACTGAAGATCAAGAGAAAGCAGTCCCATCTAAAAGTACTACAATAACTGAAAATTTACCACCATCTTCTTCTTTAGTAGTTTCTGATCAGCTTCCAGAACCAAAGGATTCTTCTGCTACTTTTCTAGTG encodes:
- the LOC101309877 gene encoding transcription repressor MYB5-like encodes the protein MGRKPCSNENSVNRGVWSAEEDEALKRYIRTHGPCKWKEVSRRAELNRCPKSCRLRWRNYLRPGIKRGNISEDEEDLILRMHKLLGNRWSLIAGRLPGRTDNEIKNHWICNLSKRFLEKAPPDNQIIKAHDNFHRPRGESSNCNFKEVEDVSGTEDQEKAVPSKSTTITENLPPSSSLVVSDQLPEPKDSSATFLVDLEMYLNDHDLQNSTDIDHDLHLAEWINLLSGDDGDLHQEELGTEFISFLADGTQELQADWDQFMEEALLSSPS
- the LOC101314596 gene encoding uncharacterized protein LOC101314596; the encoded protein is MTATLCLKATRSFLNPRPFSRSLSPPKPHRHLLSFPKTLVTVTMSSSPVVVEHVVLFNVKPDTDPSKVNSMVNGLNNLTSLDLTLHLTAGPLLRTRSSPFAFTHLLHSRYSSKDSLAAYSAHPGHLSVVKESVLPICDDVMAVDWVADGLTGPVGLAPGSAIRVTFLKVKEGLDEAAKGEILEVIKGIKGKFGEVGQISVGENFSPARAKGYSIASVAVFKGVSEMEAVDSKEELAKLEKDKVREYLESVIVLDYVVPSPQSASL
- the LOC101314883 gene encoding uncharacterized protein LOC101314883; amino-acid sequence: MSSSSAAQSVVEHIVLFKLKDNTDPSKVNAWVDGLNALSSLGLTLHLTAGALLRIRSSPFAFTHLLHSRYKSKDDLAAYAVHPTHISVVKEGLPFCDDIMAVDWIADGLTGPVGLSPASAIRVTVLKLKELGEAAKGEVLEAIKGIKGKFGEVGQVTIGENFSPGRAKGYSIASVAVFKGVKEMEEVDSKEELAKPEKDKVTEYLDNVIVVDYVVPSPQSASV